The nucleotide window GATTTTCAAATTTCAACAGTCTTCAAACTGTACCATTTCAGGGAAAAAAACCATATGCTTCATCTAATGCATCGATGCAGCTTGTTTTCTGCATCAAAACCACTACAGATAGATCCCTTCTAAGTACATGCTGGAATTCTGCAATGGTCTAGTTGAAAAAGTTCATATATAATTGTTTAATAATTATCCCCATATTACAACATAAGTAGTCATGAAATTGGCTAATTATTTGATTAGATTGAAGCACCCTTCTGCCTTCTCATTTTCATATAGGGATATCTGTTTAATTAGTGCAACAACACAAATGGAACACAACATCTTTAATTCTTTATAGACTATTCCAGATTCACTTTTTGTCCAAAAGATCAAACTTccaaaataataaatgcaaaaacaATAGAACGTCAGTCCATAGCCGAGCATGTAATTTACCTGCAGCTGCAGCCTGGACATCATTACTCATGGAATCCCTGACATGGAGGACAAGCCGAGTGTAGTTCGGATGGACAGCATAGAAATCTTCCACAGCAATTGAAATGCTTGTGCGTGCTACCTTCCCCACTGGTGTCCCCAAATCAAGTACCACTCCCACATGGAATTTTTCTACTTTATTTTCTGTAACCCCTAGCGTAACTTCATAGCTGAATGCCAAGAACAGGAGCATTATGATCCTAACTGCTGCTGCCATCTCTTGTGGCATGCTGTTTGTAAATAAATCTTTATGAATTGGTGCACTATTTATACATCAATTTTGTCCGGTTTAATTAAAactagaaaataaataaataaggaaGCTCCCTGCTTTTAATGTCTGTTGAACTGAATTTTGCTCTCAAGTCTCCGTAAGATTGCTTGACTTCGATTTGATCAAAATCTGTCTCTTCTTTGTGGGTCCTGTCCGAGAACTTTTGTGTATGCTCTCCCAGCTGAGGTTTTCTTCCCTGTCTTTTTCCACCATGCTCGTCAATTCTGGCTTGGCTCTCTCTTACTTTTCAAAGGCTCACTGCCTATGAGGTTGTCCAGTCTGATGGTGTCTTATTTGGTTCTCCCTCACTGACATTTTAGCATGTTGGAATAGTAAGCTGATGACCAATCTTCCTCCCCCTTGAAACGGAACCTACGTTCCTGCAAGTTGAAGCATGGTCTCACCACAATGTTCCATGGCAGCAAGTCCTCATGAATTTGACATTTCGTTGGCGATAGAATAGTACTACGATTGGAACTGGGAGACtgacagcctgttcgggaggccgtaaacgatcgtggattatttactgctggttggtttggtatgagagaaaaacactgttcctggctggaaatttacgatcgtttacgagcaagcgaacaggcctgGAGAGAGCTTTCGAAATAAAGGAAGGTTACGCTGAATTTCTGTGCCTGGGTGCTTCGACGGAATGCTGTATTTGAATATTTTTCTTGGAGGCGGTAACGGTCAGAGAAAGTCAGTATCATTGAACTAATGTGATAACCGTATGAGTAAAGTTATTTACCTGGAGGGAGCTTTTGAAATAAAGGATATGCTGAATTTCTGTATCTGTGTGCTTCGAGGGGATGCTGTATTTTCATTTTCAGCTACGGTCTCAATACTTTTTGGTTGTCTCACAATGACGGGCATCCTCAGTCCCTTACCGAGCAGCAGCCAACCGTGGGCCGTGACCGTCCATGATCACTCTGCACTGCAGCGCTGAATGCCAAGGCCAGGATCATTGTGATCCTAACTGCTGTGGCTATATATGAGGTTTGCAGAAGAACCTTTCTGCGCTGGTGCATTATTTGTGGAGATGCATGAGTTTCCTtacagagtgtttggtttgagaaTAGGTTAGTCCATTTTCTCACATCTCACTTTTTTATTTGGTTTGTAAAATAAAATGAGTAGATGTATCATCACCTCATTCCTCACAAACTTATAATTAGTACTGGTTTGAGGAACGAAGTCATTCCACCAAATTTGAGTAATAGAGTCGTTATGATGTATCACCTTATTTTAAATGGATTTTTCAAATCAAATATTCTAGAATGGTTCGATTCCTCGAACCAAATATTGCCATGTCTCGTGTAATTTTGAACTGCACTTTGTCAGGTCTTTCTTTGACTACCCGACTTCTATTGAAACCTGTCTTGTTCTCTGTTCCCGTCGAAAGCAGCACTTGTCTGCTCTCCCTGTTGGTGTTTTCTGCCCTTTCCTTTTCTTTCAGGATTCCTGGTGGTTTCTTAGTTACTGCTGCTACTTTTCAAAGGCCTCATTGCCTGGGAGGTTACAGTCGCATGGCATTTGTTTTCCTTTTCGTCTCATTGAACTGTGTTTCACGTCGCGTTGAAATAGGATGCTGAAGACCTGTAAGTTGAAGCATGTTCTTACAACTTATTTGGTATTGGTGCAAGTGCAGTGAAACTTCCCTTGTGGCTTTTGGTGATGCTCGTGGATACTACGACTGGGAACGACCAGAATATCATTTTGCCTTAAGCAGTTAAGCCTTTGTTTTAAACAAACTCCCACTAAAGGAAAACTAGTTCATTTTTCTACTCCCTTATCCTAATTTCGGATGTGGTATGTTAAATGCTACtatctccattccaaattataagtcacttctagtttttctagatatatcTTTTTTTTATGTACTAGATATAAATTATGTCTAGATAAATGATAaaacctatgtatctaaaaaaaaaaaacccagaaCGACTTATCTACTATACCTACTATACCTAAATAGGAAATCCTTACCGGCTATTTCTGTGTGATTTCATGAAGCCACGTCATCCTAAGGCCCCACGAGTCACTACACTCGCGATTCACGATGAAGTCATGCCATGCGGTTGTAGCTGAAGGGTCTCCTCGATCCCATCAACCGTTAGTGCGGTGCGGTGGTGGAACAAATTAGTAGTCGCCCGGAACAAAGAAAGAAAGAGGCAACGATGACGGAAAAAATGAGGTTGGGCTTTCGGGCgtctatttcttttctttctaTCATAGAAGCCCGCATAACTGTTGGCAAAGAGTCGATCTTCTCTGTGCCTATGTCATCTAATGTTGCTCACCTGCTTcacgaagggaagagaaggggattcgGTCACGGGATGAATATATGAGGGAGCAGCCGCATGCTGCTGTGGATAATGGCACGGTTCAATCATTTTTCATTttttcaactttatttaagtatgtaaagttttttttttatcttgcCGTTGGGGAAGGGGACATGCaaaaattcaaaatcagaaaaaggTTGATTGAAGTTAGATGTGAAAACCCATTTGTTTTTTTCCTAATATAAACATTATTGTGCCATCTAATTCTTCAAGGCGTGTTCTCTGTGTAGTCATGTGCTACTTGCTAATTGATAAGCTGTACAACGAGAAGTTTTTATAGCTTCCACATAAGTAGTTGGTGTTTTTCTCTTTTTGTCATATAATAATCCAATTTCCTTATAAAAACATATTATTCTTTTTTCGCAAAAAAACATATTATTCTTTATCTCATCATATCCTACATATATTACTCCTATTTAGGTACAGTAGATTACTAACAAATTTCCACAGTAATGCGCGGAGTATCATCtagtaatttagaatggaggaagtatttgttTAGTATCAGGTTCTGGCAAAAGATGGATGCATGTCCTTGTGTGATTGGATGGAGTGAATACTATATTTGGGTTGATCCTGCCAACTCATTTTTGTTTGTTTTAGAAGAAAAATCCGCATTCTTTGGCTGAGTATGTAACCAGATTTCCAATGACAACCGGTCCTTCATGGTTCTCAAACACAATTACATTCATAGAACCAAGTTTGATCTTAGGGCTTGTTTAGAtccgaaaattttggcaaaatggTATTGTagcagttttcgttgttatttggcaattagtgtccaatcatagtctaattaggcttaaaagattcgtctcgtggatttcgtctaaactgtgtaattagttttattttttatttatatttaatgcttcatgcatgcgtccaaagattcgatgtgacggggaatcttgaaaaattttgcaaaattttttgcaactaAACTGGACCTTATCCTGGTTGGTAGTCCCCTCTATAGCACTACTGGAAGGCCCACCCTTAGgtatatgtaaacttgttttacatGGTACTGTCATGGACTGAAGATAAGAAAGGAGAAGGGAAATCTTGTCTATATCTAACATATTATTAAATAGCAAAAAATTCTTCCTCCAAAATTTGGTCCATTGCACTCTTTGCCTGTTCGTATACCCATCCATCCTATGGAGCATAACATTCCATTtttactaaggccttgtttagttctgggtgtaaagttttgaggtatcacatcgggtgtcacatgGAGTGTCGCatgtggtgttcggatactaataaaaaaatatattacagaatccgtcagtaaactacaagacgaatttattaagcctaactaacccgtcattagcacatgtgttactgtagcactttattatcaaatcatggactaattaggcttaaaagattcgtctcacaaagtaGTCGTAATCCGTgcatttagttatttttagtctatatttaatactccatgcatgtgtccaaacattcgatgggatatggTATAAACTTTTAGAggaggaactaaaccaggcctaagagTAGTAAATGATGAAttagatattgggtaaagtatactTTTCAACCTTCAATTCGTATTGAAGTTCGATTTTTAACCTTCAACTATAAAACCGAGTAACAGACATCCTCCAACTGTCAAAACCGGACAAATTTGGTTCTCGGTTGatttcaaaagcggttttctattttctaataataataaaaatctgGTTTGATCTCTAGAAAtttgtaattaatttattttaaattataaaaatatgaaactagttcatgttttcttctaaaaatgttatatatatatatatatatatatatatatatatatatatatatatatatatatatatatatatatgtgtgtgtgtgtgtgtgtgtgtgtgtgtgtgtgtgtgtgtgtgtgtgtgtgttgatgctatatttaaaattatttagatCTTACTTGTTCTAAATAAATAACAAGCGTGACAACGATCAATAAAGCAATAGGAACATAAATAGACCAATTTTAAATGCCTATATATAGACCATAAACCAGTAGAgaacatttttagaaaaaaaatactagTTTTTATATTTTTCTGATCTAAAATAAATGCCGGTGGGGGAGGGCATGGTGTAGTGTGCTCTTGCGGATTGCTCGTCGGCCTGCCATACCGGACAACCAGAAAACAACGTATTATATATACAATGTATTAAAGGGTACATATAAGTATTTTTCTAGAAATTTTGGGGGTACAGCTGTGTGCATCCGCGCCTGGTCACGCTTGTTATTTATTTAAAACAAGTAAGATCTAAACAATTTTTAATATAACATCAACATATATATAACATTTTTAGAAGAAAACAtgaactagtttcatatttttataatttaaaataaattaattatgaacttATAGAGATCGAACcggatttttattattattagaaaatagaaaatcgCTTTTGAAGCCAGCCGAGGACCAAATTTGTCCAGTTTTAACAGTGGGAGGGTGTCTGTTACCCGGTTTCATAGTtaaaggttgaaaatcgaacttcaaTACGAGTTGAATGTTGAAAAGTGTACTTTACCCTTAGATATTAGAGTTCTAATTAGTTTATTGTCCTATCAGTGACCTTAACTTACAAGAATACAACCCATACTTATATGAGTTAGAATAGTGCACCTCCAACCACAATACAGCTGATTACAAAACATATTAGAACATATGATGTAAGATGTAAACTCTATTGTGACACATACAAATTCGCTAGTAAAGAAAAAAAGAGTAAACGAAGAGAAATCCTCAAATTCTAGACACGCGAATGTCCTTTCTAACCTATGCTTATATGAGTTAGAATAGCGCACATCCAATCACGATACAACTGATTCCAAAACGTATTAGAATAGATGATGCAAGATGTAAACTCTGTTACCACACGTACATATTCGCTAGTAAAGACAAACAAGAGAAAACGAAGGCAAACCCTCAAATTCTAGACATGCGAATTAAGTCCCAACTATAATAAAGCATGTGAATTGAGACCCTTATAATGAAGAAAAAGTCTTTTTGACTCCTTCAACTTTTGCGGCCGTCCGATTTCCTACCTCATTTATAAAATGTTTTTTAACACCTCCTCAACTTTTGAAACTATTTGTTTTTGCACGCTAATCCCTAGACAAAATTGATGGTAGTTTTTGCAGATGTGGTGCCATGTCAATCGTTCTACATGGTGCCATATCAGCCCCGGCCCCAAGAGGTAAATTAGAATAAAAACTAGAAAACCAGGCGCGGCTTTGTCGTGCCCTCCTTGGAGCTGGTCAATCCATCTTTGCAGGTTGGGTCTTGCAAATGTAGGTAGAAAACTGAATTGGAACTATCAATCCGCTGCAAAAAGGGCCATTGAACTTGATAAAAGTTTGTGATGCTTTCTGCAAAACTCACAGTGGTTGAGAGGGCGAGGaagaaagaatttttttttcttcttgagTTTTCGTCAGGCTGCATCACATCATGCAGACCGTTTGTAGGTAAGTTGAAGTCATAATCAAGCTATGCAGAACTAACAGGAGACCAAACTACCTCACTGGAGGCTTCGGTTTAAACAGAGCACATAAATCTGGGATGGGTGTATCATATTTGTCAATGTGTGTACATACAGTGTTGGAATTGTCGATTGCTCCTGCATATCAGAGTTCCGAGTATAAGTTTTTAATTTAATTGGGTTAACACAATTAtgaaaacaaaacaaggacaGATATTGGTAGCAGGAAATAAACTTTAGATTTGCTCGGTTGCTCTCTTCAGGTAAAAGTTACTTACTATGTCTTCTCTGCAAGTTACTAAATCTTCTTTTCAAAACAACATTGATGCTAATTAAGAGACAGGGTATAGCATGAGAAATCGTGAAACTCTTCTTTGTTAAGATGTTGACATCAAATTTGTTCATGTTTTCAGTGGCATAGTCAATTTCACAATTTGTGAATGAGGTCCCTAAAATGGTTAGATATAACATTGACCATATTTATATTTTAGGTAAAAGTTTATGCCTAAATGAAATTAACTCTTGTTTACAACTAAGTTTGGCACAATGGTTGTGGGTCGATAGGAGAACCAAACAGGAAGAAGTATCAGAAGATGATGGTCATAAGATCCAAAATTTGTCTGGCTCATTGTATTCGTCAGAGTGCTCCAAATGCAGCGGGATGAAGAGTACAAGAATATCATTCTGCACATTGTATCCCAGTTTTAATAACTCCAAAACAAGCAGTAGTTTTACTTTTGTGTGTTTGTCCCTTGCTAAAAACACTTCATTCCAAAGTGACAGTTATCACAGCTGGCATTCTTTGTTGACAATGAATTTCGGAGAACAGAAACTGCAGTTTGTCAGAACTCATAGTCCATTAGTAAGCTCTAATTAATTCTCGTTTTTGTGGGAAACTAAAAGCTTGATAGATCCCACTTGAGCTGAATCCGATATCACATAGAACAAATTGACCTGCTGCTTATTCCATTCAAACAGTCGCAAGGAAGGACTTAATAAGAGCTTAGCTTAAAGCATGAGTAATCCAAGTAGCTGATGTGCAACTAAAGAATAGCAAAGTATGAGCATGAGTGATTTTGTAGTTAAAATAGCCCAAATGCAAAAGGGAGTTTCACCACTATTGGTTTTGGTAGGCCCTCTAATTTTCTCATCAGTACCCAATGAGAACCATAATATCAGAGTTTATGAGTATCTGAAATTAGAACAATAATAATGCCAGCATTTAGGAGCATTAGCAGAACCTCAAGTTGGCTTCACCTGAAGCTGTCTCTTCCCCGTGACTTGAACCAATGACTGTAGATTAATAGTAGGACTACCAATTTCTCAAGAGAGAGTTGTACATCGACACCATTTGACTGGAAGTAAGTTCATAtcttatctatatttaataccaaAAGATTTATACAAATAACATATATCTGTCTCCCTTTCGATTGAAACAAAGTGGATTAACAGTTGGGAGTACTGTTGCTCATGTCGCTTTCTTCTATGGAATCGACTTCTTGCTGCTGCCTATTCTTTTGCATGGTTAACTCGGAAGATAAAAGGCCAAAAAGGGTACGAGACCTCAAGTGACATCACGGATTAAAAAAAAAGGCAGGGGAGGTAGGGTCGTGAgctatcgttgctggttcatgaaaaagtactgttggctggtttatgtgaaagaaaaatactgtttcggttgaaaatttacgatcgtttacgacgagccacggttaaacgaacaggctgatgattTGTCTGGAACTCGCTGCAGGTGACCAGAAGCCACTAACGACAGAGCCATGTTAGCCATAGGATATAGTTACTGCTCGATCAGACGGCAGAGAATTTAAGTATGACGTGGCCCAATGAGATGCATGAGCTTGAACTCAGGTTTCGAAAGGTAAAAGATATACATTTTAAAATACAAAAAATATCAtaaaaatatttttcaaaaacTGTCAAATATTTTTATATGGAAAAATAATGCAATTACAAATTCTAAAATCTGGTTTAATTTTAAAAATTCATAAAGATTTCCTTGCCAGTGCTAGAGAGCAGAGCTAAATCAGCTCGCTCGCATGAGCAATGCTTTGCTGAACGAGGGGCCAGGTGAGGCAAACAAGATCAGCAAAGTTCCCAGTATATCCAAAGAAAGTTgggacaaaaaaaaaagtatgCCCAAAAACTTTTCTGTTAGTTCGTCGGCCCACGTTCTCCAACCCGAAGCGCGGCCCAGTTTCACCGAAGCCCATGTCTTAGCGCGGCCTCGGTGCCGTCGACTCGACGCCCCTCCACCATGGCGCCGCCGCGAAGCCTCGCCGGCGCCGCCATAGCTGCCACTGCCGCAGCCATCGTCCTCTCATGTAATCTTTCGCTCTTCCCTCACCTCATCGTTTCTAGCTCCAAGTTCCCAACATCAACCTCTCCTCCCTCACCGACGTGCCCATCCCACAGGCTTGCTCTACAGGCGCAAATGCGCTCGTCTGGCCGCGCGGGTCCGCGAGGTGGAGGCCTCACTTGCGGTCGCTGCAGAAAAGGTCGCTGCCGAGCGCCGCGGCAGAGTGCGGGCCCAGCAGGTGAGGTCGCCGCCGTCCGGCGCTGCAAGTTTTCTCGTGTTCCAACGTGCACTTCTCTTCGAGGAGTTGGGCCATATCACCAGGCTCGTGCTGCCGAATCTCTATTTCGTTTCCTTGCTTGCAGTCGCTGAGGAGGGCACTGAGTCAGCAGGAGTCTCGCTCCGACGAGGCGAGGCCGGCCAAGGCCGCCGCCCCAGCATCTTACCCGCTGGCGCCGATTGGCACTGTCCAGTCCTGCTTCTCCACTAGGTGCTGATTGCCATCGATTTTGTTCCCATTTCTCACGCTTTGTAGTATTCAATCAATTTCTTGAATAGTTGCCAGAGTGAATGCTTGGTGTGGATGTATGTAAATGTTCAGGTCTGGAAACCGAGCTATGGTCCACTCTTAAAGGGGGGCAAATTATCAATTAATCCGAGCTATGGACCTAAACGTATATGCCTTGCTGACCCTACAAACGCAGGAATGGTACACCAAGGCAGCCTTTGGTAGTTACGTTGGCTAGGGCAACTGTGGCGCTTGATCCAGCCCGAGTCCCCGCAGCAGCCCTGGAGGGACTAGCTAGTTACTCACATTGCTGGATTCTTTATGTTTTTCACCTTAACACTGATCTTGATAAACTATGGAAAGATCCTGCTAGGTCTAAGCTAAAAGCAAAGGTATGGTTTTGTTCTTAGCCCTTTGGTGGTTCCTTTTTCTGATATAAATGAATATTCTTCTGAATGTTGCAGTGGATATTGGGTTGAACTAATGGAATTTTCTGCTTTCTCATCGAAGGTAAGGGTACCGAGATTGAAAGGGGGCAAGATGGGGGTTTTGGCAACTAGATCGCCACATCGGCCTAATCCAATCGGACTCAGCGTAGCAAAGGTACTAATTATACAACTCAACTAGCCTTCCTCTTATTGTCCTCTATGATCTCTGCAGTGCAATGGTTGAAGTATCACCTGAAATGGTCCAGTGTTTGTCTTCAATTATTGTTTTCTGGAACACAGTGAGGAAATCAATATTAGGATTGAAGAATTGTAAATTTCTAGGACAATAATCATAACGATCATTGCTATCTATAATGCTGCTTGCTATCTAATGTCTGAAGGATGTTTTTTTCACACAGATTTCACCACAGGGATTCTCTTCAGAAAGGTTTTCTTGTGACCAAAACATCCTACTGTGTCACTTAAATTATAAGAAAGGCAACTAATATATTGATTCCGATTGATTCTAGGGTGTGAACATTTCTTATTTGCTTTGGGCTATTGCCTAgtttgattgaccttgttaagcATGCTAGATGCTAGGGCTACTGTGTATGCTTGGATGTGAACATTTCTTATGCGCTTTGAGCTGTTGCCTGCTTTGGTTAATCTTGTTAAGCATGCTATAGTGGTTTGACGTTTTCTTCCCTTCATTTCAACGTTTTACAGGTGGAGGCGGTGGATGGGCATACTCTTTTGCTTTCTGGAGTAGATTTGGTTGATGGCACGGTACCAATTTAAGCGTTTATATGGTCCAGTATTATGCAAAGGATTGATATAATTAAGCTCTGTCAGCTGTGAACTCTTCCTAATACATTGATCACCTATCAACAGCCTGTGCTTGATATTAAACCATACCTGCCATATTCTGACAGTGTTAAAGGTGCAGCTGTTCCCAATTGGTTAGAGGTATGTACAATATTGCATCTCAGTTCATGCATTTCTCCAAACTTGAAAATTCATCTCTCTCATCAATTCGAAATAAGTGTGTTTATTTTTCTGGATGAATCATCGTTCTGCCGAGTAGTGAACGCTGGACAGCATTTGATGCTTGATGATGTCTGCATATACATGCTAATTAGTTATCTTCATACAAGTGCACTGGCCTTATCTAATTGAAAAGATGTGTAGCTCGTGCTTTAATTTTATTTTTAGACAGTTCAGAATTTTGGTAAATCTTTTCTTCTGTAATATGGGGGTTATTGAATGATACTTGAGAGTAAGATTTGGGTATTGAAAGAAAAGTTTATGTTCCATTCAGGAATTGTTGATTCACAGCTCGTGTGCAAGATCTCATATTGCTATATTTTATGCCAATGCTACAATTGAGTACCTTCATTGTTCATCACCTGGAGAATTTTGTTGAAGCAGGTTGATGGTGCATTAGCCGTGGAGTCTGTCCATTTTTCTGAACATTTCATTTTTGCGCTTCCCACTTGCTGGACGCATATAGTAAGTGGTATTGATGTTTTGTCTGTAAAAAAGAAATCTTATATGCTGAATAGCAATTAAATTTCAGTTCTTTTTTTTCATATGAGAAGGGATCACACTAGGCCAACTGTAAATAAGAATTTGggcttacaattcaaaatctgttTATTTGTTTCAGCAGCAGCAGTCGCTCTATGCTTCAGCAGACGAGTTTCAGGATCTTATCAAGCAGGTCCTTTCCTGGGACATCAGATCTATCTCACAGCGGACCCGTCCCCATCAAGTGAGTATGGAAGCTGATGCCAATGACCACTGTGGCGAAGACACTGATGATGACCACAGGGACACAGGTCACTGCGGTGTGGTTTACCACCTACATCTTGAAGGCATCGATGTATCGTACAGAATTGATCAAGGCTCCAACATTGTCGTCGAGAACGCCGCCCTTCTTCCGGACGTCGTCCAGAAACAGCATGGTTATTTGGCATGGAGGGACAAACTTGGCAGCAGCGTTTTGTAGCACGGCCATGGCCACTCGATCTCGCTGCTCTTTGTTATCGTTTGCAGGAGTGCAGTGTGGTGTAGGATGTCACTAGTGATGCCGATGAATTTGAATGTGGTGGTGTCTGGTATCTGAATTGGATTTGGAACGTAGAATGTTTTCCCCCAGTTTTGCACAGGAGTCGTAAACAAACGTGCTCTGATTTCTTGATGTTCCACTCGTGCAGGATGATCTGGCAGGCTATAAGTTATACATAGAAAAAAGATGAGAAAAGGTGATACCAACCTCATAGATATCATGCTTCACCATATGTATAGATCATATTTAGGCATTGCATGAGTAGTAATTTACTTTATGTTGATTTCCTGATTAGGTTATAGGTTTAAAAATAGGCAGTGCCCCAAACAAGTAATCAACATAAAGTAGATGCAAAACGATAATTTAAATAAATAGTATGCATGACTATAAGCAATAAACAATAGGAACATAACTTCATAAGACCCAAATAACTCTAAACAGAGCATCAAACACTTTTAGAAAGAAACTGGTACTAGTTTCGTAATTTTCCAATTtaaaatgaattagttatgaatttttagaTATTAAACAAAAAAATTTAATCATTTTAGAAAGTAGAACACATTTGAAATCAACACGAGGACCAAATTTATTCGATTTCAACCAGTGTTGTCCTAAAACGCTAAAAAGTCGAATTTAGCGTTTAGGTCATTTAGAACGGTGTTCTAACAGAGTTAAATGATCTAAACAATTTTGTATATTAATACTAAGATTTACATATTTGTGTAGCCAAAAAAAAAGCTACAAAATAAGTATTCTATCAAATATTTTTTGGAATAAAACCAAATCTCACTCCATCTTATATACTTACGATGTTAATTAGCTAGTGCAATGCAGTAGTTGTAATCCTCCTTATTTAATCACATTTAACTTTTAACGGTTTAAACTTCAACTGTTTAATTCACCATTTAAGGTCTAAATAAAACATGTTACATTCGTTTACTATGTTAAATgttgtttaaatatattaaacGCCGTTTAAATATATTAAATTAAACGTCCGTTTaaatatatcaaatggatgttaagagtgcatttctcaatggttacatcaatgaagaagtatcaGTTGaacaacctctcggttttgaagatgacaagaagcccgaccatgtgtacaagttgaagaaggcattgtatggcttgaagcaagcacctagagcatggtatgagagattgagggactttctactctctaaagggttcatgatgggcaagtgaaaggtcctaatatggctagagggggggtgaatagcctatttaaaaatctacaaatcaactagagcaatttgattagtgtgacaaatagcgtaatgcaaacttgctctagctctacaagggttgcaagccacctatccaacaattctagttgcaatgaatacttaggcacacaagcttgctatgtaattactcactaagagctctcaaccttgctactctaaagagc belongs to Miscanthus floridulus cultivar M001 chromosome 4, ASM1932011v1, whole genome shotgun sequence and includes:
- the LOC136551820 gene encoding uncharacterized protein isoform X3, coding for MAPPRSLAGAAIAATAAAIVLSCLLYRRKCARLAARVREVEASLAVAAEKVAAERRGRVRAQQSLRRALSQQESRSDEARPAKAAAPASYPLAPIGTVQSCFSTRNGTPRQPLVVTLARATVALDPARVPAAALEGLASYSHCWILYVFHLNTDLDKLWKDPARSKLKAKVRVPRLKGGKMGVLATRSPHRPNPIGLSVAKVEAVDGHTLLLSGVDLVDGTPVLDIKPYLPYSDSVKGAAVPNWLEQVDGALAVESVHFSEHFIFALPTCWTHIQQSLYASADEFQDLIKQVLSWDIRSISQRTRPHQVSMEADANDHCGEDTDDDHRDTGHCGVVYHLHLEGIDVSYRIDQGSNIVVENAALLPDVVQKQHGYLAWRDKLGSSVL
- the LOC136551820 gene encoding uncharacterized protein isoform X1 — its product is MAPPRSLAGAAIAATAAAIVLSCLLYRRKCARLAARVREVEASLAVAAEKVAAERRGRVRAQQSLRRALSQQESRSDEARPAKAAAPASYPLAPIGTVQSCFSTRNGTPRQPLVVTLARATVALDPARVPAAALEGLASYSHCWILYVFHLNTDLDKLWKDPARSKLKAKVRVPRLKGGKMGVLATRSPHRPNPIGLSVAKVEAVDGHTLLLSGVDLVDGTPVLDIKPYLPYSDSVKGAAVPNWLEQVDGALAVESVHFSEHFIFALPTCWTHIQQQSLYASADEFQDLIKQVLSWDIRSISQRTRPHQVSMEADANDHCGEDTDDDHRDTGHCGVVYHLHLEGIDVSYRIDQGSNIVVENAALLPDVVQKQHGYLAWRDKLGSSVL
- the LOC136551820 gene encoding uncharacterized protein isoform X4, whose translation is MAPPRSLAGAAIAATAAAIVLSCLLYRRKCARLAARVREVEASLAVAAEKVAAERRGRVRAQQSLRRALSQQESRSDEARPAKAAAPASYPLAPIGTVQSCFSTRNGTPRQPLVVTLARATVALDPARVPAAALEGLASYSHCWILYVFHLNTDLDKLWKDPARSKLKAKVRVPRLKGGKMGVLATRSPHRPNPIGLSVAKVEAVDGHTLLLSGVDLVDGTPVLDIKPYLPYSDSVKGAAVPNWLEVDGALAVESVHFSEHFIFALPTCWTHIQQSLYASADEFQDLIKQVLSWDIRSISQRTRPHQVSMEADANDHCGEDTDDDHRDTGHCGVVYHLHLEGIDVSYRIDQGSNIVVENAALLPDVVQKQHGYLAWRDKLGSSVL
- the LOC136551820 gene encoding uncharacterized protein isoform X2, with the protein product MAPPRSLAGAAIAATAAAIVLSCLLYRRKCARLAARVREVEASLAVAAEKVAAERRGRVRAQQSLRRALSQQESRSDEARPAKAAAPASYPLAPIGTVQSCFSTRNGTPRQPLVVTLARATVALDPARVPAAALEGLASYSHCWILYVFHLNTDLDKLWKDPARSKLKAKVRVPRLKGGKMGVLATRSPHRPNPIGLSVAKVEAVDGHTLLLSGVDLVDGTPVLDIKPYLPYSDSVKGAAVPNWLEVDGALAVESVHFSEHFIFALPTCWTHIQQQSLYASADEFQDLIKQVLSWDIRSISQRTRPHQVSMEADANDHCGEDTDDDHRDTGHCGVVYHLHLEGIDVSYRIDQGSNIVVENAALLPDVVQKQHGYLAWRDKLGSSVL